A genome region from Excalfactoria chinensis isolate bCotChi1 chromosome 26, bCotChi1.hap2, whole genome shotgun sequence includes the following:
- the NDUFA13 gene encoding NADH dehydrogenase [ubiquinone] 1 alpha subcomplex subunit 13 codes for MAAQKVKQDMPPPGGYGPIDYKRHLPRRGLSGYSLFALGIGSLLLGYYTIIKWNRERRRLQIEDLEARIALMPLLQAEADRRTLRLMRQNLDEEAKIMKDVPGWKVGESLFHTDRWVPPTLDELYYLRPAAEMDNEKFGLQYYV; via the exons ATGGCGGCGCAGAAGGTGAAGCAGGACATGCCCCCACCGGGCGGTTACGGCCCCATCGATTACAAACGGCACCTCCCGCGCCGCGGCCTTTCAGGTTACAGCCTCTTCGCTCTGGGTATCGGCAGCCTCCTGCTGGGGTACTACACCATCATCAAGTGGAACCGGGAGCGCAG GCGGCTGCAGATCGAGGACCTGGAGGCCCGCATCGCTTTGATGCCGCTGCTGCAGGCGGAGGCGGATCGCAG AACCCTGCGGCTCATGAGGCAGAACCTGGACGAGGAGGCCAAGATCATGAAGGATGTGCCCGGCTGGAAG gTTGGCGAGTCCCTGTTCCACACCGACCGCTGGGTGCCCCCGACGCTGGATGAGCTCTATTACCTGCGTCCAGCTGCTGAGATGGACAACGAGAAGTTTGGGCTGCAGTACTATGTCTGA